GTGCAGCAAGGGGCATCCCAAACGAGTGTTGATATCGCGCCCATAGCCCGCTTTGTAATAGTAATCGAGATCCTCCCTGTACTCCAGAATGCGAAGTTCGTCTTTGCTGAAGACGGCGCACCAAGGTGAAAGTTCGGTGACAGACCAGGCCTTCTGGTATCGACACGCGTCGTACATAGCGTCGATTTTATCTAGAAATATTGGGGAATATTTGACGATTGGTTCCATGCATTCAGCAAATATTCAAATTTGTCATTCGCGAAGGAATTTTCGATAATTCGTAGATATACGTGTAGAATCGTTATTAGCGCAagaattgaattatatttaatcaaatttaatctgATCTttcttaaagattttaattttttatttaagagatACAAGAAactgaaaaagattttttatattaacgaaatatatttattttttagtcaAACAAGAACTGAAttagaacaaaaatatttattttttagcatcgttttttatatttaaataaatatattagcaagtgtaaaataatttttatataaacttactaaatatttctttaaatcaaagaaatgatatagtactaaataaaataaatataatttacttaataaaaacaaatttttcttcagTACATGATTTATCGAACGTAggttaatgataaataattgatgcgtgcataatatttttgtatataccAGCAGAAATATTGTACAGAAAACCGAGTCGTCTGCTGATGTTCCTCAAGAGATTTTGGAACTCTGGTCCGTTATCGAATCTGATGCGTTCTATGTTTTCGAACGATCCCTCTTTTTCTTCGTTATTCCACATACCGCATGTTTTGTACGCCtgcaaaattaatgaaatcagATACACTGAAATAAACTTGATCGACTCTTCGatctgttttaaataaatacaaatttctttataGAAGGAacgaaataaattcttatttgacAAATTATTCGATTTCTAGAAGAAGTACTTGAAATTCGAAAACTACTCTAATTTAGGTTTGAGTTCTAAATTTATCTTTCGAAAtttcatcatattttttttaattgtgccagtttattttttaaaattctcttgcctcttttctttctttatttaaaaaagttatgagACTTATACACATTTAAAGAAATctatttgtgttaaaaaattatttgtacaatacatagaatattttaatcgaCTTATTCTTTTgtctcaaattatttttatgcaagtaTAAAGAGCTGTGTTAAACACCTCGATTTGTGATACATTAGGATATATgtaatttcttgtaatatttattaagattttttacgaGATTGGTCTATTCAAGTTATAAtgctttatttgtaaattttcaatCTCTTATAGcgtataattaaaaacgtaCTTACAGTAAGTAAAGTGTCGTTAAGAGAAGCTTCTTCTGGAAGTACGGCGGATCTGCTACCGAACAGCCCTTCCATAAAAGATGTCATGCTGTCGCGAGCTTCGGTAGCACGAAACTGAAAATCAATCACGTCCTACATATCGCTTCTATCGTTTCGTGATTTAGTCAATATTTATCGACATTTGCTTAATGGAATCCAGTTAATTAACGTCCATGTTAGATGATCTATGTATATCGAATTACCCGTAGAATTTAATTGAAaggtaaaattatgtttataatgaaaaaacgCCAAACGAAACGAGTTTGAAGGTTCAGAAAAATATCACGGACATTATTCGACATGTTtacactataaaaaaaaagaaatattaaattttaagatagaaaatgttttatctCTATCACTCTCCATTTtctaaatacttaaaaatattttaattttgaacgttttagattaaaaatattaaaacgtttagAGGTGTTAATGATTtcagttttaaacgttttagtgttttaaatctaaacatcgtttgagattaaaaaatttttaagaatttaaaaaaacgaagaaagacagaaaacattttaatatcttaaaattaaacacttctatTTTAATGTATGTAGCGATTGATATACTAAACAGTTGCGAAGAGGTACCTTGTAATTGGAGGATGTAATGTTGTAAATGTTGGGGAGCAGCAGCTCCGGGAAATTGCTTTGCAATCTTCTGGCCAGTAGCTTCATGTCTTCCACCCCTTGTGGTGTCAGGACTTCCGCCCGTTGCGGCAGCAAATAATCGTCCAGCTTCCATTTTTTTAGATTATCCAGATCTCGACCGCACAGGTGACCCTCTGCGCGACAAACGAGACGTTTCAAAAATCGAACGAAGAAAGTCGTATTGCAAATTGGCAATTTGAACGTTAGTGACGTGAAAACACCGTCGGCATGTACCGTAATTTTTGCAAGTTTCTACGAAAACAAACACCGAATTGTTACATGCGACGCGTGCAGAATGCAGAAAGTTTCGACTTAATCGTTCAAATCAGTAAACAAGTTTTGTGTTGAGAATTAGATGTCGCGTTAAAGAGAGACGACTTTTTCTATCGGGATATGTTTTGGACTTTGCAAAATGTCTGAGTTTCTTAATtgaaatgatttttgaaaatgtagagaaaattggaaaattattataatccgTAATTTAAGactttgcaaaaaataaatgttaagctTATTAACAGGAAGagtatatatgaataaaaataaaaatgttgacatatgaaatatcaatatactcaaaaatatatgtatgttgaGAAAAAACGGTTTTATTTAAACCTAAAGATTTAGTTAGATATAGATCTAGAAAGACTCTTGTTAAATCACTAAAGTAATTGTGTATCTTAAGTTGGTAGAATGTCAAAACCTGTTTCGAGTATTATTCATCATGCTCGAACgtttattttgatggtccaacaaaattatcgtCAGATCCATatacagttaaatttttagatattttgataaagcgttctttctgtgtacatataaatttaatatgcaaAATGACAatgtagttttaatttttaattttctctcacatcgtttttaaattttctcaattgAAGTATCGCAAAGTAACAAAATGTGGAAAATGTTACTGAATTTggtaatagttttataaaaaataaaaattttttatacataatttaataaacttttgacGCGTAAACAATGAAACGTGGGGAAAAGgatctgaaataatttatatatgatacaaaaaaaagagaaagttaactttatataagaagtaaaagtaaattaagaTATGAGAAAGATAAGATTGATTTACCCTTACGCCCTTCATGATTCTGAACTATCTGTTCTTTGAGATCAGTTAGAGAGCGAATGCTGTGGATTTCTTGCATAGTCGGGCAACGGGTGCCGTGTGCCGCGAGCATCCAAATTTGCACCGGCCGGCAATCTGTCAAACGAATATGTTATAGATACAATCTGATCTTGATTACATCAGTAATAAAAACAGACTCGTATTTCATATGCAAAACTACGAGCCAAAGTGCAGCAATGAATTCTTTAGCGATGACTACTCTTATGTATTAATAAAGTcttacgtattaaaaaaaaaagagaacaaaaaCATCATTACCGAGTGCATCTGATAAGATGTGATTCTCAAGCGTAACAAAAATACACATGTATccacttttctttttatctatcCTTGGattttttgtatgtttatttCCATCGATGTacgttaactttaattttatttaccttTTATCTACacagattaaaaattgttataaaatcaaCAATCACGTTTTCATATAtgattaaatcattttgaataatttttataaatttaaccaGATGTAACTTGCTTGcatgaagaaatttatttcttacacgaagaattttattttttcatgtaatttaagttatgtctgtttaagatttaagattaaattcaagattttatactcttgctaCACactcaaaaaagaaatgtttaattttaacatattgaAACGTTTTGTTGCCgtgtgttttttaaatacttaaaaaaatatttatttttaaacgacGTGCAGATTTTAAATACTAAGAcgtttaaaacttaatttttttgcagCTGTAAACGTTGTAGTGTCTCAAATCCCAATACAGTTctcaaattaaaacatttttaaatgtttaaaaaacgaagacaaatatcattttaatatcttaaaattaaacatttctttttttaagtatatacgAGAATATGATTATTAAGTTTGTtcgactaattttttttctgcgtagtTGTAAAAGTTAGGAAAAGATACGGAGTAAATTAAAacgaaattaaagttaatctatattaatGGAAATGGAACATGAAAAGATCAATAAGTCTAATAGGTAAAAAGAAAAGTGCCTCGACGAGGCATTAAGCAGGCAAACATCGATCGGTATCGATTGATGTTGCCATCAAGGGATTCAAGTTTGATTCGACTTTCGGTACTTACCCGGTACTGTCTGGAATCGGGTCTTGCCACCGTGAACGAAGTGATATGCGGTTTTCGTGGCCATGTACAGGTACGGGTCATCCTCGTCCGCGAAGCAGAAATCGACATCGCGTGCGGGCACGTGGACTCTCGGGGGGGCCAGAAGCGCCGCGACCAACAACAGCAACAATGCGGACATTATGCAGTGAAAGTCGCAGCTCCTGTGcgataagaataataattaggATGATAGTTCTGTCAACTGGACGAGTGGGGTTAATCACGTCCGATGTGAAGAAATCAGACGAGTGTAGATCTCTAAGAGCTGCCTAACAGGGGCGGTGTAAGATAAAAGAGACTAAAACTAACTGGAGAGGAAGTgtgtaaagattttttttttaaagcttcgATTTACATTGAATGTATAAAGGCTTTGTGAAGCATTGAATGGCTGGATGGCGTAAGAATACGTTTTTGTGAAGAATGATGTTAAGGGCGTATTACACatatgtttttcaaaataatgaaaaagttatgaaaaaagtACTGATTATTTTATACTGCGTTTGgaagtaatacaaaaaatttaacggcaattttctatctggatcaaaattatttcaataagaaataaaaatgtgctctaattaatgtaattaagtaataataataaaatataattaagaaggaaatattattaaaaagtaataataaaaatcggaATTTCTAATTtcgtcattttatttgttactacaaattaaattatttaaaaacttgtggcgaaaattgcaatttttttttaacatgaatatttattaaatagtcAAAACAATAAGATAAGACGACTTGTGTATGCTAAAGCAAATTCATAACTAGAAAGAATTGGTCAATTAACCGagcaaattaagataaaatgttataaatgtatTGCATATGTTGctaattttaattctacataTCGTGATATAATTAATGACAACGAGAGCTTACACTTTCAgtcaaaaatatacaaatttacaatttgCGTCAGGTACATTACAGTTTGTGTGTGAAGAACTACGATTACTATTTCTCAACAGATTGCTCGTTTGGAGGCGAAAATGCGTTTTGTCCGCGCGACATCGCATGTCAGCAGTTCGAACCGAATGCTTTTGAAAGATCTGGAAACCTCCAGATCTGTCCAATTAACAACAATCTTCAAATTCTAATGGTCCACAAGTTAAAATttggttaataaaatttagctCGATGAAGTCATGTGTGAATGCGTCAAATTTCCCGTCTagttatctaataataataatgaaactgaGGGGGGAGGCGGTCGTCACAGCCGAAGATCCGCCTGTGGCACGCAGACTGCAGTCCGTTGTGCCTCGTCTAGTTATCTAACGTGTCTGTACTTCTTAAGTGAAAGAGATCTGATATGTTCGACCAATGTAAGATTTGACGCTGAGGTCgatgatattatattaaaagtgtttattaaacAGATTTTGATGCGTCATTTTTTCATTCGATTTTTAACACTCGTTCTCAAGGGAGATGGCAGAGATGATAATTCATGTATCTCAACTctcacaataataattaatcgacTCAGCGAGTTTCGCAAGGTGCATTTAGATAATACTGCGAATTTCGCGGAATATTTAGATAACGCTGCAAGCTTCGCGGTTTCCTTGGAAATTACGCGTGAAATATTCTCACGGGCGTTAAATTTCTCGCTGATCCTAGCGAAACCACCCGCGCGCGGTGCCGAGGCGAGGCGAGGGCCTCTTCGCGGAAAAGCGATTTTCCTTTCGCGTTCCGCGGACCGTCGTAAACCTACATTTCGCCGGTGGCTGACGACATCGCGGAATGTAACTTATTACGAACTCGAGGAGAGCTAGCGTAACGTTGTAGGCGATTACATAACCGGAAGCGTTAGCGTATTCGCGCTCGTTCGCACCGAGACTGCCGGCGAGTATTAACGCGATAAATTAGCGGCAAGACGATAACGGGTGAAACGAGCCCTGCGAGACCGATCGTAAACGCGATGCCGGTGTCTTAAAGCTTGAATTCTTTTATCTCCTTCATCTCTTCGATCTGAACCAGAGATTCTCAAAATGGGTCACGACCTCTACGCTCAAGATAAAAggattcaattttttaatattttaataatgtgttatttttgttaaatatatggTTAAAAATATACTTGAGCTTTGAACGGTGCTCGGATTTAAAACATTGTCTTTAATGCCTGTTTTCACcgacgcagattaactttgatctcagtttaatttactcttatctttctttaattctaagaattagtaaaagataaaaagtaaggtaaactgagattaaagttaatctatattgatGGAAACGGGCATAAAACTTTTAAAGCTGTTAAAATAGATTTCAGTTTCAAACGTTTGGTGCCTAAccgtttcaaacatttttaaatatttagaaaacagacagaaataaatcttcttattatcttaaaattaaattttttttgaacgTATTAGTGAGTCGCGAATCGATTTTTCATGGATCGtgagaaactttttttagtgATGATCAAAACCAAGTAACGAAATAAATGAAACACTTTACGCATGAAAAATGATTTTGCTCGAGGTCACCAAAGCTGTCATCAACAGAAATAGGAAACGAGCGGGATCCTTCGTATCTCATTACGTAGAGAAATAAATTGAcgaaattatctttaataaaaaattaaaattaggaagGGTGAAGTATAACCTAGACagcacacaataaatatttattacaatttacttttttattttatattatgttaatattttagatattttatatacacacgCGAAGGAaagaaatcataaaatctttattccaaatgttattaaaatataaactacatattttataaatatttttatgtgatatttatattaaatttctatgatttatttaatctgagattacaaaaatgtttatgaaatcttttcgtaaatatttataaatatgaaaataattataaatattttataaactttttataaatgctGTGAGCTGTCGGGGAAATAAATCATCAGTTTACATCTTCTTCCTATTccgcgtttctttttttacattcattGAAACTGACAAGTCGCGGATGTTTGTCGTTTCAAAAAATGGGTCACGGTCCACATTGCACAAGTTTGGGAAATCCTGATATAGGCATTTTAAATTGTCAGACTGCTGCGAGAAGGTCGGGATCTGACGTCTCGAGGGATGCGATTTTAAAGAAGCCTCGAAAATGAGAAACGATGATTCAAAAGGTTCGTGAAGTCTCTAAGGATCCAGCTTCCGGGTGAGGGTGATATATGCGCGAGAGATAAACGCGCAAGGCCAAGGCCGTcgcggaagagagaaagagagagagagacgcgcgaTAGTAAAATTACGA
This genomic window from Solenopsis invicta isolate M01_SB chromosome 13, UNIL_Sinv_3.0, whole genome shotgun sequence contains:
- the LOC105194144 gene encoding multiple inositol polyphosphate phosphatase 1 isoform X2: MSALLLLLVAALLAPPRVHVPARDVDFCFADEDDPYLYMATKTAYHFVHGGKTRFQTVPDCRPVQIWMLAAHGTRCPTMQEIHSIRSLTDLKEQIVQNHEGQGHLCGRDLDNLKKWKLDDYLLPQRAEVLTPQGVEDMKLLARRLQSNFPELLLPNIYNITSSNYKFRATEARDSMTSFMEGLFGSRSAVLPEEASLNDTLLTAYKTCGMWNNEEKEGSFENIERIRFDNGPEFQNLLRNISRRLGFLYNISADKIDAMYDACRYQKAWSVTELSPWCAVFSKDELRILEYREDLDYYYKAGYGRDINTRLGCPLLHDMMSHFWNVASDEMSNEPAGIFYFSDIVSLQNLLATMGINEDQMRLTAYNYKEMARRQWRTSMISPFAANLIAVFYKCNYDNNRNKVMFYLAEKPVRYSGCQVGLCDWEFLKSKFGQLASNCKLDVCWKASGATSSFPDFIAILLTSFILVRFGYQQL
- the LOC105194144 gene encoding multiple inositol polyphosphate phosphatase 1 isoform X1, giving the protein MSALLLLLVAALLAPPRVHVPARDVDFCFADEDDPYLYMATKTAYHFVHGGKTRFQTVPDCRPVQIWMLAAHGTRCPTMQEIHSIRSLTDLKEQIVQNHEGRKEGHLCGRDLDNLKKWKLDDYLLPQRAEVLTPQGVEDMKLLARRLQSNFPELLLPNIYNITSSNYKFRATEARDSMTSFMEGLFGSRSAVLPEEASLNDTLLTAYKTCGMWNNEEKEGSFENIERIRFDNGPEFQNLLRNISRRLGFLYNISADKIDAMYDACRYQKAWSVTELSPWCAVFSKDELRILEYREDLDYYYKAGYGRDINTRLGCPLLHDMMSHFWNVASDEMSNEPAGIFYFSDIVSLQNLLATMGINEDQMRLTAYNYKEMARRQWRTSMISPFAANLIAVFYKCNYDNNRNKVMFYLAEKPVRYSGCQVGLCDWEFLKSKFGQLASNCKLDVCWKASGATSSFPDFIAILLTSFILVRFGYQQL